A genomic region of Runella rosea contains the following coding sequences:
- a CDS encoding MFS transporter gives MTTHLKTYFTHSRSLAIGAIFASVGFLFGNWVTWIPYVKQKFALSDAQLGLLLLSMPLASTLTNPLSALILNRFGMRATTIWGLTAMALAYSLPVNVPYLWMTSIGLGLMGIGIAFTNVAMNTCVTSIERQDGIYIMSTSHGMFSAGGMIGSALASILMGLKISPALHIAGVSVLIISVAFIARPIVMSIHEEKRTTSEAPKFAWPNRILMGMIAISFCTNVTEGTMADWTAVYMRDIVKSNDFYIGWGFAFYALFMAFGRFIGDSLIPRYGSRKILVSGGILAAIGIMIAVLLPHTFTAILGFGMVGAGVSCGAPILYGSAARVPGMAKGAGLAAMNTFSLAGFLAGPAIIGLVSSALNLSFAIGLVAILALIWAFLSSRSNLY, from the coding sequence ATGACAACCCATTTAAAAACCTATTTTACCCACAGCAGGAGTTTAGCCATTGGTGCCATTTTTGCGTCGGTGGGATTTCTGTTTGGCAACTGGGTTACCTGGATTCCGTACGTAAAGCAAAAATTTGCCCTGAGCGATGCCCAATTGGGCCTGCTTTTACTAAGTATGCCCCTTGCGTCAACGCTCACCAATCCCCTGTCGGCACTCATTCTCAACCGATTCGGGATGCGTGCTACCACTATTTGGGGGCTTACGGCCATGGCTCTTGCGTACTCATTGCCCGTCAATGTGCCTTATCTCTGGATGACCTCTATCGGGTTAGGTCTGATGGGTATTGGCATCGCCTTTACCAACGTGGCCATGAATACCTGTGTTACGTCCATTGAGCGTCAGGATGGCATCTACATTATGTCAACCTCACACGGGATGTTCAGCGCAGGCGGCATGATTGGCTCAGCACTTGCGAGTATTCTGATGGGGCTTAAAATCTCCCCTGCCCTGCACATTGCGGGCGTATCGGTACTCATTATTTCGGTTGCGTTTATTGCGCGCCCCATTGTTATGAGTATTCACGAAGAAAAACGCACAACCTCGGAAGCTCCTAAATTCGCGTGGCCCAATCGTATACTAATGGGCATGATTGCCATTTCATTTTGCACCAACGTCACCGAAGGCACCATGGCCGACTGGACTGCCGTATATATGCGCGATATTGTCAAATCAAACGACTTTTATATTGGCTGGGGATTTGCCTTTTACGCGTTATTTATGGCCTTTGGGAGGTTCATCGGCGATTCGCTCATTCCCCGTTACGGAAGTCGGAAAATACTGGTATCAGGTGGAATTTTGGCCGCAATCGGCATCATGATCGCGGTACTTTTGCCCCATACTTTTACCGCCATTCTTGGTTTTGGAATGGTTGGCGCGGGGGTTTCTTGCGGGGCACCTATCCTCTACGGTAGCGCAGCCCGAGTACCCGGCATGGCCAAAGGTGCGGGCCTTGCTGCCATGAACACGTTCAGTTTGGCAGGATTCTTAGCTGGTCCGGCTATCATTGGCTTGGTATCTAGCGCCCTCAATCTATCGTTTGCTATCGGTTTGGTGGCGATTTTAGCACTGATATGGGCATTTTTATCCAGCCGTTCCAATTTGTATTAA
- a CDS encoding HAD family hydrolase, whose product MSQLAVIFDMDGVIADTNPTHNVAWRKFLDRYEIVPTEDDLQNHMYGKHNSYILNYFLKRELMAEELLQLQFEKEALFRELYMSIVQPLPGLLTFLADLKQNGVKLGIATSAPVENLEMMVGQIPLLNEVMSSMLSEKDVTKHKPNPEVYLKSAERLGVSPSQCVVFEDSVSGVSAGLAAGMKVIGVTTSHSSDELPPCSAYINDYLNMSYSSVLQLINATL is encoded by the coding sequence CACAACGTAGCTTGGCGTAAATTTCTCGACCGTTATGAAATAGTGCCCACCGAAGATGACCTTCAAAATCACATGTACGGCAAGCACAACAGCTATATTCTCAATTATTTTTTAAAACGGGAATTAATGGCCGAAGAACTACTGCAATTGCAATTTGAAAAAGAAGCTTTGTTCAGAGAATTATACATGAGTATTGTTCAGCCATTGCCTGGATTGTTGACATTTTTAGCTGATTTGAAACAAAATGGGGTCAAACTAGGCATTGCAACCTCCGCCCCAGTCGAAAACTTGGAAATGATGGTGGGGCAAATCCCGTTGCTAAACGAAGTAATGAGCTCTATGCTTTCCGAAAAAGACGTCACGAAACATAAACCTAATCCAGAAGTATACCTCAAAAGTGCCGAAAGACTGGGGGTTTCGCCTTCACAGTGCGTGGTTTTTGAAGATTCCGTTTCGGGCGTCAGTGCGGGATTAGCCGCTGGTATGAAAGTAATTGGGGTAACCACGTCTCATTCATCCGACGAACTCCCACCGTGCAGTGCTTACATCAACGACTACCTGAATATGTCGTATTCGAGTGTTCTACAATTAATTAACGCAACGTTATAA
- a CDS encoding VOC family protein, producing MYIEHLALWCRDLERMRAFYELYFGAISNEKYINTKKQFESYFLSFEQGPRLEIMQMNSIPAHSNDVYAQFTGLIHFAVSVGSEEKVNALTERLRSDGYEVVGEPRWTGDGYYESVVFDPEQNRIEITN from the coding sequence ATGTACATCGAACACCTAGCGCTTTGGTGCCGTGATTTAGAGCGGATGCGCGCATTTTATGAATTGTATTTCGGGGCGATTTCCAACGAAAAATACATAAATACAAAAAAGCAGTTTGAGTCTTATTTTCTCTCGTTTGAGCAAGGTCCACGGCTGGAAATCATGCAAATGAACAGCATACCTGCGCATTCAAACGATGTATACGCGCAATTTACGGGCTTGATTCATTTTGCCGTTTCGGTAGGAAGTGAAGAAAAAGTAAATGCCCTAACTGAGCGCCTTCGCAGCGATGGCTACGAGGTGGTCGGAGAGCCTCGCTGGACGGGCGACGGCTACTACGAAAGTGTCGTATTTGACCCTGAGCAAAATAGAATTGAAATTACGAATTGA